In the genome of Delphinus delphis chromosome 15, mDelDel1.2, whole genome shotgun sequence, one region contains:
- the LOC132437727 gene encoding interferon regulatory factor 4-like isoform X2, with protein sequence MAGDQWRRDEGRVPDGRRLMAGAGGPLRLRDWLVAQIESGRYAGLRWEDAGKTLFRIPWKHAAKQGYQAQQDAALFRAWAIYKGKHLEGVDKEDPSTWKTRLRCALNNSADFCEVRSLNQLDISNPYKVYRLLSAGAHNPVTRACAPSKEEGILHSQQVPPGEVTELACKTEEQVGSRLVTEDKDKKQPPRLASLPPGPLAGHGYQAQDPAHPWGPLPSEDFSNPDFWLHVRLFYGAELVREATARAAEGCSLSPRAAAAAAELLLGSPPRVAQVRFPEPPPGARVLRRLLPHLERGVLLWVAPEGVFAKRLCQGRVYWRGPLAPHRARPNKLERERTCQLLDTRSFLAGARVPDPAVLWRGVPGAPGPA encoded by the exons CGACTCATGGCGGGGGCCGGGGGTCCCCTGCGTCTCCGGGACTGGCTGGTGGCGCAGATCGAGAGCGGGCGCTACGCTGGGCTGCGCTGGGAGGACGCGGGCAAGACCCTCTTCCGCATCCCCTGGAAGCACGCAGCCAAGCAGGGCTACCAGGCGCAGCAGGACGCGGCGCTCTTCAGG GCCTGGGCCATATACAAGGGCAAGCACCTAGAGGGCGTTGACAAGGAGGACCCCTCCACCTGGAAGACGCGGCTCCGCTGTGCCCTCAACAACAGCGCTGACTTCTGTGAGGTGCGCTCGCTCAACCAGCTGGACATCTCCAACCCCTACAAGGTCTACCGGCTCCTGTCTGCCGGTGCCCACAACCCAG TTACCAGGGCTTGTGCCCCCTCTAAAGAGGAGGGCATTCTTCATAGCCAGCAGGTGCCCCCTGGAGAAGTGACAGAGCTGGCCTGCAAGACAGAAGAGCAG GTTGGCTCCAGATTAGTCACAGAGGATAAAGACAAGAAGCAGCCCCCCAGgctggcctccctgcccccaggccctTTGGCTGGCCACG gGTACCAGGCTCAGGATCCTGCTCACCCCTGGGGCCCCTTGCCTTCTGAGGACTTCAGCAACCCCG ATTTTTGGCTGCACGTGCGACTCTTCTATGGCGCGGAGCTGGTGCGCGAAGCCACAGCGCGCGCGGCCGAGGGCTGCAGCCTGAGTCCGCGCgcagccgccgctgccgccgaGCTCCTGCTGGGGTCGCCGCCGCGCGTCGCGCAGGTTCGTTTCCCGGAGCCGCCGCCCGGCGCCCGCGTCCTGCGGCGCCTGCTGCCCCACCTGGAGCGCGGAGTGCTGCTCTGGGTGGCGCCCGAGGGCGTCTTCGCCAAGCGCCTGTGCCAGGGCCGTGTGTACTGGCGCGGCCCGCTCGCCCCGCACCGCGCGCGGCCCAACAAACTGGAGCGAGAGCGCACCTGCCAGCTCCTCGACACGCGCAGCTTCCTCGCGG GAGCCCGAGTACCAGATCCGGCTGTGCTTTGGCGAGGAGTACCCGGGGCCCCCGGACCAGCCTGA
- the LOC132437727 gene encoding interferon regulatory factor 4-like isoform X1 encodes MAGDQWRRDEGRVPDGRRLMAGAGGPLRLRDWLVAQIESGRYAGLRWEDAGKTLFRIPWKHAAKQGYQAQQDAALFRAWAIYKGKHLEGVDKEDPSTWKTRLRCALNNSADFCEVRSLNQLDISNPYKVYRLLSAGAHNPVTRACAPSKEEGILHSQQVPPGEVTELACKTEEQVGSRLVTEDKDKKQPPRLASLPPGPLAGHGYQAQDPAHPWGPLPSEDFSNPDFWLHVRLFYGAELVREATARAAEGCSLSPRAAAAAAELLLGSPPRVAQVRFPEPPPGARVLRRLLPHLERGVLLWVAPEGVFAKRLCQGRVYWRGPLAPHRARPNKLERERTCQLLDTRSFLAELRAHLHHGRQEPEYQIRLCFGEEYPGPPDQPEERLIMAHVEPVFARELLLHSKLHGQVPRWRVPSPATPTASLTC; translated from the exons CGACTCATGGCGGGGGCCGGGGGTCCCCTGCGTCTCCGGGACTGGCTGGTGGCGCAGATCGAGAGCGGGCGCTACGCTGGGCTGCGCTGGGAGGACGCGGGCAAGACCCTCTTCCGCATCCCCTGGAAGCACGCAGCCAAGCAGGGCTACCAGGCGCAGCAGGACGCGGCGCTCTTCAGG GCCTGGGCCATATACAAGGGCAAGCACCTAGAGGGCGTTGACAAGGAGGACCCCTCCACCTGGAAGACGCGGCTCCGCTGTGCCCTCAACAACAGCGCTGACTTCTGTGAGGTGCGCTCGCTCAACCAGCTGGACATCTCCAACCCCTACAAGGTCTACCGGCTCCTGTCTGCCGGTGCCCACAACCCAG TTACCAGGGCTTGTGCCCCCTCTAAAGAGGAGGGCATTCTTCATAGCCAGCAGGTGCCCCCTGGAGAAGTGACAGAGCTGGCCTGCAAGACAGAAGAGCAG GTTGGCTCCAGATTAGTCACAGAGGATAAAGACAAGAAGCAGCCCCCCAGgctggcctccctgcccccaggccctTTGGCTGGCCACG gGTACCAGGCTCAGGATCCTGCTCACCCCTGGGGCCCCTTGCCTTCTGAGGACTTCAGCAACCCCG ATTTTTGGCTGCACGTGCGACTCTTCTATGGCGCGGAGCTGGTGCGCGAAGCCACAGCGCGCGCGGCCGAGGGCTGCAGCCTGAGTCCGCGCgcagccgccgctgccgccgaGCTCCTGCTGGGGTCGCCGCCGCGCGTCGCGCAGGTTCGTTTCCCGGAGCCGCCGCCCGGCGCCCGCGTCCTGCGGCGCCTGCTGCCCCACCTGGAGCGCGGAGTGCTGCTCTGGGTGGCGCCCGAGGGCGTCTTCGCCAAGCGCCTGTGCCAGGGCCGTGTGTACTGGCGCGGCCCGCTCGCCCCGCACCGCGCGCGGCCCAACAAACTGGAGCGAGAGCGCACCTGCCAGCTCCTCGACACGCGCAGCTTCCTCGCGG AACTGAGAGCCCACCTGCATCATGGTCGCCAGGAGCCCGAGTACCAGATCCGGCTGTGCTTTGGCGAGGAGTACCCGGGGCCCCCGGACCAGCCTGAGGAGCGTCTCATTATGGCCCAT gTGGAGCCAGTCTTCGCGCGGGAGCTCCTCCTACACTCGAAGCTCCACGGCCAGGTGCCTCGGTGGCGCGTTCCCAGCCCCGCAACCCCGACAGCGTCACTCACCTGCTGA